The Labeo rohita strain BAU-BD-2019 chromosome 22, IGBB_LRoh.1.0, whole genome shotgun sequence genomic sequence taaaatctatagaagtctatggaaagtccccacaattcacaaaaacaaacatgtgtgtgtgcaggacAGCAACATGAGTATTTTAGCAGCTttatttctgactttttacaTGCCATTTATGTTGGGcattgtttgcttgtttgtgtgCACAGGAAGTGAAAGTTCATTGCATCTCCTAAAAGATCATCAACATCAAATCTCTGCATGCAAACCTTTGACTCTCCTTAGCAGAAATGTTTCCAGTGTGGTTTAGCACAAGTTAAGTGTTAAGTTAAGTTCAGTACTTAAAACCTCAGTTCCACTTAAGAAAAAATGACTCATACGGTCCCATCTTTGTCTAGACAGGTGGTTCACCCTTGAACAGAGTGAACATCTAAGTATACCTCAAATTGAAAAAGAATGGCAGTGCAGACAACAGGGTTTTAGCAGTTTTATAGAATGATTGTTGTTTCTACATGATTGTTTACATTTCTACATATATAAAcactatctatatatctataaaactaaaaaagtttCATACAGTTAAAGGTTAAACCAATTGGCTTCGCAGTTCACTGGTGATCAGGTGACCATGTGTGGAAAACTTTACTGAGCTTGTCTGGCCAAGGCCAACCACAATGCCTATATTTGATCTGCAAAGAAGCGTTTGGCTAGCCATCATCTAGTAGGTGGATAATTCCATTGcttgtttataaaaaaagcGAGAGAGTAGTTCATTTCTGATGtctatttcttattttttttattcattaaatatatattatgaaattttatatttacagcAAAAGTAAGCAACCTGCTGATATAATGTCAAGAAGAAGCTTTTCTCTTTATGATTTGGGCTGCAGGAGAAAAGCACCGGTTTTGTTCAAAGTCTTCATGCATCTGAGAGAAGACCACCTCAGTATTCTAAAAGAGCAACAAGGCAAACAGtattaacatttacaaatttctgaaaaaaaaatctgttttatgatACAAACAGTGATAAGGAATGAAATAATCTTAGAAGCAATGAAtagttcaataaatgaacattgaAAAAAAGGTTTTGCTTAATTTACTGTTGTCTTTGGCTCTTTAAGTTGTTTGCGAAGAGTCTGCTCTAAATCTGCTTCTTGGTTTTTTAACTTTTCTCTGGAGTAGCAACATACACAACCTACAAGAGAAGGGAACTATTGTCATATTTTAGAGATAGATTACATgagattatattaataaacagaacTCACCAATAACCACAAAGACCAGAACACCATGCATTAGACCAGATATGATGATAATAATCATCCATGGTCTCTGAATCTGGTCAGTATAATTCACCGCTGTATGATTCTGCTCAATATACTTCACCACAGTGTGATTCTGACACTCAGGTAATTTAGTTTGTTCTGTAAAAAGTAGCCATGCATTCAAAAAACTAAAGCATTGTACATCCATAAGGCCTGATTACGATATAGTCACTCACCAATGATGTGAAGTCTGGTGCCGCTGCTGAATTTTGGAGGTGCCTCTGTGCTCATGCAGTAATAAACACCTAAGTCATCAGTAGTGACATTTCTTATGACTAGATGATGTTTAGGTTGCACTGCATATTTAAATCTGAAACGTGGATCGTAGTAAAAAGGAGTTGGTGAAGTTGAAAATAACCGCAATATCATAACCGGAGGATTTGGTAGCTTCAGTAGCATCCAATAAATCTCTTTTTCTTCTAGATCACAGTTTATGGACACATTGTGTCCCAAATTTGTTAGTTCTGTTAACGTTTCTACAGCTTGACACCATACTAGTAGACCtgcaataataacaaaataaaataaaacacatacacacataaaaataagataaatcaATCAAGTTACTCGATGATATACTTACAGATAAGATGCTGGATGATCTTTGTGATTTTTCTGCAACTAAAATACATTGAGATGATGAAATCTGGTTGCTTTCAAACAGGCTTTCAGATGAACAAACAGGCTTTTTAGATTCAGAGCTTTGAAACCCTGAAGAGGGCGATTCTCTACCAACCACTGAGGAAGGAAGTCACACGTACATACCGTACCTAAGAAATGCTTTTAAAGAaacagatcacccaaaaattaaaatggtcatccaagatgtagctGCTATCTAtgtctgaacagatttggagaaatgtagaaTTTCATCAATTGTTCATTTCATcaatggatccactgcagtgaatgggtgccgtcagaatgagagtctgaacagctgataaaaacatcacaataatccagtagatcaattaacatcttgtaaagcaaaaagctgtgtgtttgtaataaacaaatccatcattaaagtGTTTAAACCATCACTTTTGGCCAAAATAATAGTGCATCATCCAAAaaaatgcttcctccagtgaaaagtcACTTCCAaattgtcctctcacatcaaaatggactgttttcatcataatttatttaaaaaatgttaatattacaaGTCCTTCAaggcaaaatgattgatttgagAGAGGAATAGATACGATCGCAGTCTCCGTCTGCCTAAAAGCTCAGTCTGCTTGTGCGTAAATTCAAAAAATGCCACCAGAAGAAGCACTACGTCagccttggttgtgaaatgccattggctcttgtgtgtctcatGACCAATTGCATCATTCTAATGTTCGGGAGTATCTGAGATGTGTGCGTGTCAACGGAGTGGGATCATTTTCAGCTATTATACCTTATGTTTTACTCTCTTCTTCGCTTTAAGATatcatatggcttcagaagactctgAATGCAAAACGACttatttgtaatgcttttatacagCTTGTTTATTGTCAGtttctgcaataaatacctgtgactgtacttacatttgtttgttgtgtgttttatattgttcagaagtgggtacgTTTAGggtacattgtaaaaaataaaaaacacaatttgttgagtcagcttaaaataatttgttaccctgctgccttaaaatgttaagttcagtcagctaaaataagtttagtcaacttgaaatgttaagttgtactaagtaacaacttagatatttgtgtttgctaaacttaacagatgggtaagtaacccagctgccttaaaattttaagttgattcaactcaaatatctaagttgtcatttagtataatttaacatttcaatttgaataaactttttttagttgactgaacttaaaattttaaggcagccaggttacaaattattttaagttgactcaacaaattgttttttacagtgtaggggtggggttagttgctccaatgaaagtataaatttacataaaaatatgattttttttttttttttttttacaaacgcatgcaaacaattaaaataaggCAAACAAATCAATGGAGGTGCCTACACATTCAAACATGATGTTAAAGGCGTACCTTGAGCGTCAAAAAGCGAcaccaaagggtcctgaccaagtgtcaatatgtgaggagttgggagtgagaacgtgttgatTTATCATGTGCTGTTTGAATTTTACCACAGGAATTGAGGCTGGTGCACTTCTCCCTCTTTGTCTCTCTTCATTAAAATCTAGCCTTTATGAAACTTGCCTTTCCACAAAGTAGCAGAAGTCCTACTAGTATTCGCTTTCAACTCTTTCCACTTTCCACTTCATCAATAACACCACATTTTCTCATACACAGTGTCAAGGAGTTTCGTCATGTAAATAACTGACTGACTAGTCAGGTAAACACTGACAGCGATTTACTGTAGCGCACCTATTATACccctttttacaaaatgtaatgtaagtctcagatgtccccagaatgtgGGATCAGTTCAGATCAGTATAATTTTCAGATCAagataccccacagatcatttattgtaTCATTTTGTAAATGCCTACCTTCTACTTTCAGTCtgtacaataatatataaatttccTCTAGCAGATCTTCTCTATCGCTTTTTGTGGACATTATGCCACTCATCTAC encodes the following:
- the LOC127154053 gene encoding uncharacterized protein LOC127154053, translated to MYFSCRKITKIIQHLICLLVWCQAVETLTELTNLGHNVSINCDLEEKEIYWMLLKLPNPPVMILRLFSTSPTPFYYDPRFRFKYAVQPKHHLVIRNVTTDDLGVYYCMSTEAPPKFSSGTRLHIIEQTKLPECQNHTVVKYIEQNHTAVNYTDQIQRPWMIIIIISGLMHGVLVFVVIGCVCCYSREKLKNQEADLEQTLRKQLKEPKTTNTEVVFSQMHEDFEQNRCFSPAAQIIKRKASS